ACCGGAATTGAAATAATTGGAGCCAAAGCTGCAATTCCCATAATTCCATACCTGATTTTTACATGCACCATGGTTCTCGCCTTTTTTGTAAATACCGTTTTCTTTTTATCCGCGGTCCCCATCAATTCATCAAACCACCCGAATATTGCCACCCCAAAATAATAGAAAACGATTGCTCCCAGGAGTGCTCCGATATAGGTAATGATCATGGTTTTAATCATTCCATAACCTGCAGCCAGCATCAGCCCCGGAGCTAGAAGCAATTTAGTTCCTGCAAAAAAGACAAAGAACAGAATACCTAATACATCCGACATAAACTATTCCTTTTTACCAAAAGCCAAATCTCCTGCATCACCCAATCCAGGAACGATATACGATTGAGCCGTCATCTCCGAATCAATAGCACCCGTCCAAATTGTAACATTTGATTTGACATTCTTCTTTACGTATTGAATTCCTTCCGAACTGGAAATCACAGATACAATATGTACATGTTTTGGATTACCATAAGCCTCTAACAGAGCTTCGTAACTCAATAACATCGACTGTCCGGATGCGAGCATAGGATCACATAAGATTAATGTTCTTTCCTCCAAATCCGGACTTGAGATATACTCTACTTTCACTTCAAAATCATCAGGAGCCACATGCA
This genomic interval from bacterium SCSIO 12643 contains the following:
- the upp gene encoding uracil phosphoribosyltransferase; translated protein: MVEVINLGEQNSIFNQYIMEIRNVDIQKDSMRFRRNIERMGEIFAYEVSKRLDYSSELITTPLGQCDINLMEKQPVIATVLRAGLPLHYGLLNYFDRADNAFVSAYRMHVAPDDFEVKVEYISSPDLEERTLILCDPMLASGQSMLLSYEALLEAYGNPKHVHIVSVISSSEGIQYVKKNVKSNVTIWTGAIDSEMTAQSYIVPGLGDAGDLAFGKKE